A genomic segment from Leopardus geoffroyi isolate Oge1 chromosome A2, O.geoffroyi_Oge1_pat1.0, whole genome shotgun sequence encodes:
- the USP19 gene encoding ubiquitin carboxyl-terminal hydrolase 19 isoform X6, which translates to MSGGASTTGPRRGPPGLEEATSKKKQKDRANQESKDGDPRRGSVSSREEQAKEELLLDWRQSADEVIVKLRVGAGPLRLEEVDAAFTDTDCVVRLPGGRQWGGVFYAEIESSCTKVQARKGGLLQLALPKKVPLLTWPSLLKKPLGTQEALPGLRCQENGQEPSPIALEPGPEPRRGKQEARNQKRAQGRGEVGAGAGPGAQAGPSAKRAVHLRRGPDGEGSRDGPGPRGDAPPFLAETATQAEAEEQLRVPPLNPQTCLLSSEENLALLAGEKTVSPRNDPVSPAMARSRDPEKGDRSKEEMAEAADALTLVDEPESMVNLAFVKNDSYEKGPDSVVVHVYVKEICRDTSRVLFREQDFTLIFQTRDGNFLRLHPGCGPHTIFRWQVKLRNLIEPEQCTFCFTASRIDICLRKRQSQRWGGLEAPAARVGGAKVAVPTGPTPLDSTPPGGAPHPLTGQEEARAVEKEKPKARSEDTGLDGVVARTPMEHVAPKPEPHLASPKPTCMVPPMPHSPVSGDSVEEEEEEEKKVCLPGFTGLVNLGNTCFMNSVIQSLSNTRELRDFFHDRSFEAEINYNNPLGTGGRLAIGFAVLLRALWKGTHHAFQPSKLKAIVASKASQFTGYAQHDAQEFMAFLLDGLHEDLNRIQNKPYTETVDSDGRPDEVVAEEAWQRHKMRNDSFIVDLFQGQYKSKLVCPVCAKVSITFDPFLYLPVPLPQKQKVLPVFYFAREPHSKPIKFLVSISKENSSASEVLESLSQSVHVKPENLRLAEVIKNRFHRVFLPSHSLDTVSPSDTLLCFELLSPELAKERVVVLEVQQRPQVPSIPISKCAACQRKQQSEDEKLKRCTRCYRVGYCNQLCQKTHWPDHKGLCRPENIGYPFLVSVPASRLTYARLAQLLEGYARYSVSVFQPPFQPGRMALESQGTGCTTLLSTSSLEAGDSERDPIQPPELQLVTPVAEGDTGVPRTWAAPDRGSVPSTSGVSSEVLASGPVEVGSLPAGERMSRPEAAVPGYQHPSEAINAHTPQFFIYKIDASNREQRLEDKGDTPLELGEDCSLALVWRNNERLQEFVLVASKELECAEDPGSAGEAARAGHFTLDQCLNLFTRPEVLAPEEAWYCPQCKQHREASKQLLLWRLPNVLIVQLKRFSFRSFIWRDKINDLVEFPVRNLDLSKFCIGQKEEQLPSYDLYAVINHYGGMIGGHYTACARLPNDRSSQRSDVGWRLFDDSTVTTVDESQVVTRYAYVLFYRRRNSPVERPPRAGHSEHHPDLGPAAEAAASQASRIWQELEAEEEPVPEGPVPLGPWGPQDWVGPPPRGPTTPDEGCLRYFVLGTVAALVALVLNMFYPLVSQSRWR; encoded by the exons ATGTCTGGTGGGGCCAGCACCACGGGCCCAAGGAGAGGTCCCCCAGGACTGGAGGAGGCCACCAGTAAGAAGAAGCAGAAGGATCGAGCAAACCAGGAGAGCAAGGATGGAGATCCTAGGAGAG GGTCAGTGTCCTCTCGGGAGGAGCAGGCCAAAGAGG AGTTGTTGCTTGATTGGAGGCAGAGTGCAGATGAGGTGATTGTCAAGCTTCGTGTGGGAGCGGGTCCCCTGCGGCTGGAGGAGGTGGATGCTGCTTTCACAGACACAGACTGCGTGGTGCGGCTTCCAG GTGGTCGGCAGTGGGGTGGTGTTTTCTATGCTGAGATAGAAAGTTCTTGCACCAAAGTACAAGCCCGCAAGGGTGGCCTCCTGCAGCTGGCACTGCCCAAGAAGGTGCCTCTGCTCACATGGCCCTCTCTTCTG AAGAAACCTCTAGGGACCCAGGAGGCGTTGCCAGGGCTGCGGTGTCAGGAGAATGGGCAGGAGCCATCTCCCATTGCCCTGGAGCCAGGCCCTGAGCCCCGGCGGGGTAAACAGGAGGCCCGGAACCAGAAGAGGGCCCAGGGCCGTGGTGAGGTAGGCGCAGGGGCTGGCCCCGGGGCCCAGGCAGGGCCCAGCGCCAAGAGGGCTGTGCATCTCCGCAGAGGGCCAGATGGGGAAGGGTCCAGAGATGGGCCTGGACCCCGGGGCGATGCCCCCCCCTTCTTGGCtgagacagccacccag GCTGAGGCTGAGGAACAGCTCCGGGTACCACCGCTGAACCCCCAGACCTGCCTTTTGAGTTCAGAGGAGAATCTAGCACTCTTGGCAGGAGAGAAGACCGTGTCCCCCAGGAATGATCCAGTCTCCCCAGCCATGGCTCGGAGCAGAGATCCTGAGAAAGGTGACCGTTCCAAAGAGGAGATGGCAGAGGCAGCAGATGCTCTAACCTTGGTGGATG AGCCGGAGTCCATGGTGAACCTGGCATTTGTCAAGAATGACTCATATGAGAAGGGCCCGGATTCAGTGGTGGTGCATGTGTACGTGAAAGAAATCTGCAGGGACACTTCTCGAGTGCTTTTCCGCGAGCAAGATTTCACGCTTATCTTCCAGACCAG GGATGGAAACTTCCTGAGACTACACCCAGGCTGTGGGCCCCATACCATCTTCCGTTGGCAGGTGAAGCTCAG GAACCTGATTGAGCCTGAGCAGTGCACCTTTTGCTTCACGGCCTCTCGAATTGACATCTGCCTCCGAAAGCGGCAAAGTCAGCGCTGGGGGGGCCTGGAGGCCCCAGCTGCACGAG TGGGTGGTGCAAAGGTTGCCGTGCCGACAGGTCCAACCCCTCTGGATTCAACCCCACCGGgaggtgccccccaccctctcACAGGCCAGGAGGAAGCTCGGGCTGTGGAGAAGGAAAAACCCAAGGCTCGATCTGAGGACACGGGGCTGGATGGTGTGGTGGCCCGCACCCCCATGGAGCATGTAGCCCCAAAGCCAGAGCCACACCTAGCCTCG CCCAAGCCCACATGTATGGTGCCTCCAATGCCCCACAGCCCTGTGAGCGGAGATagtgtggaggaagaggaggaggaagagaagaaggtgTGTTTGCCTGGCTTCACTGGCCTTGTCAACCTAGGCAACACCTGCTTCATGAACAGTGTCATTCAGTCTCTGTCCAATACTCGGGAGCTCCGGGACTTCTTCCACG ACCGCTCCTTTGAGGCCGAGATCAACTACAACAACCCACTGGGGACTGGTGGGCGTCTGGCCATTGGCTTTGCTGTGTTGCTCCGGGCACTGTGGAAGGGCACCCACCATGCCTTCCAGCCTTCCAAGTTGAAG GCCATTGTGGCGAGCAAGGCCAGCCAGTTCACAGGCTATGCGCAGCATGATGCCCAGGAGTTCATGGCTTTCTTGCTGGATGGGCTGCATGAAGACTTGAATCGCATTCAGAACAAGCCCTACACAGAAACTGTGGATTCAGATGGGCGGCCCGATGAG GTGGTGGCTGAAGAAGCATGGCAGCGGCATAAGATGAGGAATGACTCTTTCATCGTAGACCTGTTTCAGGGCCAGTATAAGTCGAAGCTGGTGTGCCCTGTGTGTGCCAAG GTCTCCATCACTTTTGACCCATTCCTCTACCTGCCAGTACCCTTGCCACAGAAGCAGAAGGTTCTCCCCGTCTTCTATTTTGCCCGGGAGCCGCACAGCAAACCCATCAAG TTTCTGGTGAGCATCAGCAAGGAGAACTCCAGTGCAAGTGAAGTGTTGGAATCCCTCTCTCAGAGTGTCCACGTGAAGCCTGAGAACCTGCGTCTAGCTGAG GTGATTAAGAATCGTTTCCACCGTGTATTCCTGCCCTCCCACTCATTGGACACTGTGTCCCCATCTGACACGCTCCTCTGCTTTGAGCTGCTATCCCCAGAGTTGGCTAAGGAGCGGGTGGTGGTGCTAGAGGTGCAGCAG CGCCCCCAGGTGCCCAGCATCCCCATCTCCAAGTGTGCAGCCTGCCAGCGGAAGCAGCAGTCAGAGGACGAGAAGCTGAAGCGCTGTACCCGGTGCTACCGCGTGGGCTACTGCAACCA GCTCTGCCAGAAAACCCACTGGCCTGACCACAAGGGTCTCTGCCGCCCTGAGAACATTGGCTACCCATTTCTGGTCAGTGTACCTGCCTCACGTCTCACTTATGCTCGTCTTGCTCAGCTGCTAGAGGGCTATGCCCG GTATTCTGTGAGTGTATTCCAACCACCCTTCCAGCCTGGCCGCATGGCCTTGGAATCCCAGGGCACTGGCTGTACTACGTTGCTCTCTACTAGCTCCCTGGAGGCTGGGGACAGTGAGAGGGACCCGATTCAGCCGCCTGAGCTCCAGTTGGTGACCCCCGTGGCTGAGGGGGACACAGGGGTCCCTAGGACATGGGCGGCTCCTGATcggggctctgtgcccagcaccagTGGAGTTTCTTCTGAGGTGCTGGCCAGTGGGCCTGTTGAAGTTGGCTCCTTGCCTGCTGGTGAGAGGATGTCTCGGCCCGAAG CTGCTGTGCCTGGATATCAGCACCCAAGTGAAGCCATAAATGCCCACACCCCTCagttcttcatctataaaattgacGCATCTAACCGAGAGCAGCGGCTGGAGGACAAAG GAGACACCCCCCTGGAGCTGGGTGAGGACTGCAGCCTGGCTCTAGTGTGGCGGAACAATGAGCGCCTGCAGGAATTTGTGTTGGTAGCCTCCAAAGAGCTGGAGTGTGCTGAGGATCCAGGCTCTGCTGGTGAGGCTGCCCGTGCTGGGCACTTTACTCTGGACCAGTGCCTGAACCTCTTCACTCGGCCTGAGGTGCTGGCGCCTGAGGAGGCTTG GTACTGCCCACAGTGTAAACAACACAGAGAGGCCTCCAAGCAGCTGCTGCTGTGGCGCTTGCCCAACGTACTCATTGTGCAGCTCAAGCGCTTCTCCTTTCGGAGTTTCATTTGGCGTGACAAGATCAACGACCTGGTGGAGTTCCCTGTTCG GAACCTGGACCTGAGCAAGTTTTGCATTGGTCAGAAAGAGGAACAGCTGCCTAGCTACGACCTGTACGCTGTCATCAACCACTACGGAGGCATGATTGGCGGCCACTACACTGCCTGTGCCCGCCTGCCCAATGACCGCAGCAGCCAGCGCAGCGACGTGG GGTGGCGCTTATTTGATGACAGCACGGTGACAACAGTAGACGAGAGCCAGGTCGTGACGCGTTATGCCTATGTACTCTTCTACCGCCGGCGGAACTCTCCTGTGGAGAGGCCCCCCAGGGCAGGTCACTCTGAGCACCACCCAGACCTAGGCCCTGCAGCCGAGGCTGCTGCCAGCCAG GCTTCCCGGATTTGGCAGGAGCTGGAGGCCGAGGAGGAACCGGTACCTGAGGGGCCTGTGCCCCTGGGTCCCTGGGGGCCCCAAGACTGGGTGGGCCCCCCACCACGTGGCCCTACCACACCAGATGAGGGCTGCCTCCGGTACTTTGTTCTGGGTACCGTGGCAGCTTTGGTGGCCCTCGTGCTCAACATGTTCTATCCTCTGGTATCCCAGAGTCGCTGGAGATGA
- the USP19 gene encoding ubiquitin carboxyl-terminal hydrolase 19 isoform X3 — MSGGASTTGPRRGPPGLEEATSKKKQKDRANQESKDGDPRRGSVSSREEQAKEELLLDWRQSADEVIVKLRVGAGPLRLEEVDAAFTDTDCVVRLPGGRQWGGVFYAEIESSCTKVQARKGGLLQLALPKKVPLLTWPSLLKKPLGTQEALPGLRCQENGQEPSPIALEPGPEPRRGKQEARNQKRAQGRGEVGAGAGPGAQAGPSAKRAVHLRRGPDGEGSRDGPGPRGDAPPFLAETATQAEAEEQLRVPPLNPQTCLLSSEENLALLAGEKTVSPRNDPVSPAMARSRDPEKGDRSKEEMAEAADALTLVDEPESMVNLAFVKNDSYEKGPDSVVVHVYVKEICRDTSRVLFREQDFTLIFQTRDGNFLRLHPGCGPHTIFRWQVKLRNLIEPEQCTFCFTASRIDICLRKRQSQRWGGLEAPAARGAVGGAKVAVPTGPTPLDSTPPGGAPHPLTGQEEARAVEKEKPKARSEDTGLDGVVARTPMEHVAPKPEPHLASPKPTCMVPPMPHSPVSGDSVEEEEEEEKKVCLPGFTGLVNLGNTCFMNSVIQSLSNTRELRDFFHDRSFEAEINYNNPLGTGGRLAIGFAVLLRALWKGTHHAFQPSKLKAIVASKASQFTGYAQHDAQEFMAFLLDGLHEDLNRIQNKPYTETVDSDGRPDEVVAEEAWQRHKMRNDSFIVDLFQGQYKSKLVCPVCAKVSITFDPFLYLPVPLPQKQKVLPVFYFAREPHSKPIKFLVSISKENSSASEVLESLSQSVHVKPENLRLAEVIKNRFHRVFLPSHSLDTVSPSDTLLCFELLSPELAKERVVVLEVQQRPQVPSIPISKCAACQRKQQSEDEKLKRCTRCYRVGYCNQLCQKTHWPDHKGLCRPENIGYPFLVSVPASRLTYARLAQLLEGYARYSVSVFQPPFQPGRMALESQGTGCTTLLSTSSLEAGDSERDPIQPPELQLVTPVAEGDTGVPRTWAAPDRGSVPSTSGVSSEVLASGPVEVGSLPAGERMSRPEAAVPGYQHPSEAINAHTPQFFIYKIDASNREQRLEDKGDTPLELGEDCSLALVWRNNERLQEFVLVASKELECAEDPGSAGEAARAGHFTLDQCLNLFTRPEVLAPEEAWYCPQCKQHREASKQLLLWRLPNVLIVQLKRFSFRSFIWRDKINDLVEFPVRNLDLSKFCIGQKEEQLPSYDLYAVINHYGGMIGGHYTACARLPNDRSSQRSDVGWRLFDDSTVTTVDESQVVTRYAYVLFYRRRNSPVERPPRAGHSEHHPDLGPAAEAAASQASRIWQELEAEEEPVPEGPVPLGPWGPQDWVGPPPRGPTTPDEGCLRYFVLGTVAALVALVLNMFYPLVSQSRWR; from the exons ATGTCTGGTGGGGCCAGCACCACGGGCCCAAGGAGAGGTCCCCCAGGACTGGAGGAGGCCACCAGTAAGAAGAAGCAGAAGGATCGAGCAAACCAGGAGAGCAAGGATGGAGATCCTAGGAGAG GGTCAGTGTCCTCTCGGGAGGAGCAGGCCAAAGAGG AGTTGTTGCTTGATTGGAGGCAGAGTGCAGATGAGGTGATTGTCAAGCTTCGTGTGGGAGCGGGTCCCCTGCGGCTGGAGGAGGTGGATGCTGCTTTCACAGACACAGACTGCGTGGTGCGGCTTCCAG GTGGTCGGCAGTGGGGTGGTGTTTTCTATGCTGAGATAGAAAGTTCTTGCACCAAAGTACAAGCCCGCAAGGGTGGCCTCCTGCAGCTGGCACTGCCCAAGAAGGTGCCTCTGCTCACATGGCCCTCTCTTCTG AAGAAACCTCTAGGGACCCAGGAGGCGTTGCCAGGGCTGCGGTGTCAGGAGAATGGGCAGGAGCCATCTCCCATTGCCCTGGAGCCAGGCCCTGAGCCCCGGCGGGGTAAACAGGAGGCCCGGAACCAGAAGAGGGCCCAGGGCCGTGGTGAGGTAGGCGCAGGGGCTGGCCCCGGGGCCCAGGCAGGGCCCAGCGCCAAGAGGGCTGTGCATCTCCGCAGAGGGCCAGATGGGGAAGGGTCCAGAGATGGGCCTGGACCCCGGGGCGATGCCCCCCCCTTCTTGGCtgagacagccacccag GCTGAGGCTGAGGAACAGCTCCGGGTACCACCGCTGAACCCCCAGACCTGCCTTTTGAGTTCAGAGGAGAATCTAGCACTCTTGGCAGGAGAGAAGACCGTGTCCCCCAGGAATGATCCAGTCTCCCCAGCCATGGCTCGGAGCAGAGATCCTGAGAAAGGTGACCGTTCCAAAGAGGAGATGGCAGAGGCAGCAGATGCTCTAACCTTGGTGGATG AGCCGGAGTCCATGGTGAACCTGGCATTTGTCAAGAATGACTCATATGAGAAGGGCCCGGATTCAGTGGTGGTGCATGTGTACGTGAAAGAAATCTGCAGGGACACTTCTCGAGTGCTTTTCCGCGAGCAAGATTTCACGCTTATCTTCCAGACCAG GGATGGAAACTTCCTGAGACTACACCCAGGCTGTGGGCCCCATACCATCTTCCGTTGGCAGGTGAAGCTCAG GAACCTGATTGAGCCTGAGCAGTGCACCTTTTGCTTCACGGCCTCTCGAATTGACATCTGCCTCCGAAAGCGGCAAAGTCAGCGCTGGGGGGGCCTGGAGGCCCCAGCTGCACGAG GTGCAGTGGGTGGTGCAAAGGTTGCCGTGCCGACAGGTCCAACCCCTCTGGATTCAACCCCACCGGgaggtgccccccaccctctcACAGGCCAGGAGGAAGCTCGGGCTGTGGAGAAGGAAAAACCCAAGGCTCGATCTGAGGACACGGGGCTGGATGGTGTGGTGGCCCGCACCCCCATGGAGCATGTAGCCCCAAAGCCAGAGCCACACCTAGCCTCG CCCAAGCCCACATGTATGGTGCCTCCAATGCCCCACAGCCCTGTGAGCGGAGATagtgtggaggaagaggaggaggaagagaagaaggtgTGTTTGCCTGGCTTCACTGGCCTTGTCAACCTAGGCAACACCTGCTTCATGAACAGTGTCATTCAGTCTCTGTCCAATACTCGGGAGCTCCGGGACTTCTTCCACG ACCGCTCCTTTGAGGCCGAGATCAACTACAACAACCCACTGGGGACTGGTGGGCGTCTGGCCATTGGCTTTGCTGTGTTGCTCCGGGCACTGTGGAAGGGCACCCACCATGCCTTCCAGCCTTCCAAGTTGAAG GCCATTGTGGCGAGCAAGGCCAGCCAGTTCACAGGCTATGCGCAGCATGATGCCCAGGAGTTCATGGCTTTCTTGCTGGATGGGCTGCATGAAGACTTGAATCGCATTCAGAACAAGCCCTACACAGAAACTGTGGATTCAGATGGGCGGCCCGATGAG GTGGTGGCTGAAGAAGCATGGCAGCGGCATAAGATGAGGAATGACTCTTTCATCGTAGACCTGTTTCAGGGCCAGTATAAGTCGAAGCTGGTGTGCCCTGTGTGTGCCAAG GTCTCCATCACTTTTGACCCATTCCTCTACCTGCCAGTACCCTTGCCACAGAAGCAGAAGGTTCTCCCCGTCTTCTATTTTGCCCGGGAGCCGCACAGCAAACCCATCAAG TTTCTGGTGAGCATCAGCAAGGAGAACTCCAGTGCAAGTGAAGTGTTGGAATCCCTCTCTCAGAGTGTCCACGTGAAGCCTGAGAACCTGCGTCTAGCTGAG GTGATTAAGAATCGTTTCCACCGTGTATTCCTGCCCTCCCACTCATTGGACACTGTGTCCCCATCTGACACGCTCCTCTGCTTTGAGCTGCTATCCCCAGAGTTGGCTAAGGAGCGGGTGGTGGTGCTAGAGGTGCAGCAG CGCCCCCAGGTGCCCAGCATCCCCATCTCCAAGTGTGCAGCCTGCCAGCGGAAGCAGCAGTCAGAGGACGAGAAGCTGAAGCGCTGTACCCGGTGCTACCGCGTGGGCTACTGCAACCA GCTCTGCCAGAAAACCCACTGGCCTGACCACAAGGGTCTCTGCCGCCCTGAGAACATTGGCTACCCATTTCTGGTCAGTGTACCTGCCTCACGTCTCACTTATGCTCGTCTTGCTCAGCTGCTAGAGGGCTATGCCCG GTATTCTGTGAGTGTATTCCAACCACCCTTCCAGCCTGGCCGCATGGCCTTGGAATCCCAGGGCACTGGCTGTACTACGTTGCTCTCTACTAGCTCCCTGGAGGCTGGGGACAGTGAGAGGGACCCGATTCAGCCGCCTGAGCTCCAGTTGGTGACCCCCGTGGCTGAGGGGGACACAGGGGTCCCTAGGACATGGGCGGCTCCTGATcggggctctgtgcccagcaccagTGGAGTTTCTTCTGAGGTGCTGGCCAGTGGGCCTGTTGAAGTTGGCTCCTTGCCTGCTGGTGAGAGGATGTCTCGGCCCGAAG CTGCTGTGCCTGGATATCAGCACCCAAGTGAAGCCATAAATGCCCACACCCCTCagttcttcatctataaaattgacGCATCTAACCGAGAGCAGCGGCTGGAGGACAAAG GAGACACCCCCCTGGAGCTGGGTGAGGACTGCAGCCTGGCTCTAGTGTGGCGGAACAATGAGCGCCTGCAGGAATTTGTGTTGGTAGCCTCCAAAGAGCTGGAGTGTGCTGAGGATCCAGGCTCTGCTGGTGAGGCTGCCCGTGCTGGGCACTTTACTCTGGACCAGTGCCTGAACCTCTTCACTCGGCCTGAGGTGCTGGCGCCTGAGGAGGCTTG GTACTGCCCACAGTGTAAACAACACAGAGAGGCCTCCAAGCAGCTGCTGCTGTGGCGCTTGCCCAACGTACTCATTGTGCAGCTCAAGCGCTTCTCCTTTCGGAGTTTCATTTGGCGTGACAAGATCAACGACCTGGTGGAGTTCCCTGTTCG GAACCTGGACCTGAGCAAGTTTTGCATTGGTCAGAAAGAGGAACAGCTGCCTAGCTACGACCTGTACGCTGTCATCAACCACTACGGAGGCATGATTGGCGGCCACTACACTGCCTGTGCCCGCCTGCCCAATGACCGCAGCAGCCAGCGCAGCGACGTGG GGTGGCGCTTATTTGATGACAGCACGGTGACAACAGTAGACGAGAGCCAGGTCGTGACGCGTTATGCCTATGTACTCTTCTACCGCCGGCGGAACTCTCCTGTGGAGAGGCCCCCCAGGGCAGGTCACTCTGAGCACCACCCAGACCTAGGCCCTGCAGCCGAGGCTGCTGCCAGCCAG GCTTCCCGGATTTGGCAGGAGCTGGAGGCCGAGGAGGAACCGGTACCTGAGGGGCCTGTGCCCCTGGGTCCCTGGGGGCCCCAAGACTGGGTGGGCCCCCCACCACGTGGCCCTACCACACCAGATGAGGGCTGCCTCCGGTACTTTGTTCTGGGTACCGTGGCAGCTTTGGTGGCCCTCGTGCTCAACATGTTCTATCCTCTGGTATCCCAGAGTCGCTGGAGATGA